The following proteins are encoded in a genomic region of Hyla sarda isolate aHylSar1 chromosome 3, aHylSar1.hap1, whole genome shotgun sequence:
- the HMGN3 gene encoding high mobility group nucleosome-binding domain-containing protein 3 isoform X4, which yields MPKRKSPEGAEAKDAGKVTKQEPTRRSARLSSKPAPPKSEAKPKKAAAKKEPGSKGSKGAKGKKEEKQEAEGTAPSENGENRADEIRISRSTVNVSTSRGAMPSTLSIKGQIETVKVKGTVDHYIFVCSA from the exons TCTCCAGAAGGTGCTGAAGCCAAGGATGCTGGCAAAGTAACTAAGCAGGAG CCGACTAGAAGATCAGCAAGATTGTCTTCA AAACCTGCCCCACCTAAATCTGAAGCAAAACCAAAAAAAGCTGCAGCCAAG AAGGAGCCAGGATCAAAGGGTAGCAAAGGTGCTAAAGGGAAGAAAGAAGAAAAGCAAGAAGCTGAAGGTACTGCTCCATCTGAAAATGGTGAAAATAGAGCTGATGAG ATTCGCATCTCTCGCTCAACTGTTAATGTTTCCACATCCAGAGGTGCCATGCCCAGCACACTGTCAATAAAAGGGCAGATTGAAACAGTGAAGGTTAAGGGTACGGTAGATCATTATATTTTTGTGTGCAGTGCATAG